The nucleotide window TCGGGGACCGTCACCTACACCGATGGCAGTACCCAGAGTTACAGCCTGACGGCGCCGGACTGGTTCTCCACGACCCCGCCGAGCGGGGGAGCGCTGGCGGTGAGTTCGGCGTACCAGAACCGGCAGGGGAACACGACGTACAGCGGGTCCGGCAACATCTTCTCCGTGCCGGTGGCGCTGACGGCCGGCAAGTCCGTCGCCTCGGTCACGCTGCCGGGCGGCGGGCCGTTGACGTCCGGGACGCCGGCGATCCACGTGTTCGGGCTGGCGACGTCCGGTGCCGCAAGTGGTGGTTCGGCTATCAGCCTGCGGGCTCATGCCAATGGCGACATCGTGACGGCTGACAATGCGGGAGCTTCGGCGCTGATCGCCAATCGAACGTCGGTGGGGACGTGGGAGACGTTCGATCTGATCAGCAATTCCGACGGCAGCGTGAGCCTGCGGGCGCATGCGAATGGCGACATCGTGACCGCCGACAACGCGGGAGCTTCGGCTCTGATCGCCAATCGCACCGCGATCGGGCCCTGGGAGGAGTTCGATCTCATCAACAACTCCGACGGCAGTGTCAGCCTGCGGGCTCATGCCAACGGCGACATAGTGACCGCCGACAACGCCGGGGCCTCGCCGCTGATCGCCAATCGGACGGCGGTCGGGCCTTGGGAATCCTTCGATCTCATTCATGACTGAGGGGGATTCATGAGAACTCGAGTCGCCTCGGCCGTCGTCGCACTACTTACCGCATTGGTGACATCCCTGATGCCCGCTGCGAGTGCATCGCCGGCTCCGGTCCTGACCGGATCGTGGACCGGGACGTGGGCGGTGTCTCCGCAAAGCGGCGGCGCCTCCTTCAACCAGCAGACGCTGCGCCAGATCGTGCACACCAGCATCGGCGGGACGTCGGCGCGGTTGCAGATCTCGAATGTGTTCGGCGGGCAGGCGTTGGCGATCGCCGATGTGCACATCGCGGTGCGCTCGTCCGGGTCGTCGATCGTCGCCGGGACCGACCGGGTGGTCACGTTCGGGGGTCAGGCCTCGATGAGCGTCCCGGCCGGTGCCGTGGCGATCAGTGATCCGATCGCGTTCTCGGTGTCGGCGTTGTCGGATGTCGCGGTCAGCATCTACCTGCCGGCCGGGACCGGGCCCTCGACGTACCACCAGCAGGGGACGGCGACCACCTACGTCGCGGCCGGTGACGTCAGCGGGAGCGGCGGCCTGGCCAGTCCGCAGACGACCGGGAGCTACTACTTCCTGACCAACCTCGATGTGCAGAACCCGGCATCGCAGGGTGCTGTGGTGACGCTCGGGGCGTCGATCACCGACGGGGTCGCGTCCTCGGCGGACTCCAACCGGCGCTGGCCGAACGACCTGGCGGTGCGTCTGGCCCAGACCGGGCACCAGATCGGGGTGCTGAACCAGGGGATCAGCGGCAACCGGCTGCTGGTCGACGGGGCCGGGCAGAGTGCGCTCAACCGGTTCGCGCGGGATGTGCTGGCGCAGCCCGGGGTGCAGTGGGTGATCTTCTCCGACGATCCCATCAACGATCTGGGCTCGACCAGTCCGCCGCCGACGTCCGGCCAGCTCATCGCCGGTGCCCAGCAGCTGGCCTCGCTGGCGCACCAGCACGGGGTGAAGTTCCTGTGCTCGACGCTGACGCCGTATCAGGGTGCTTCGTACTGGACGCAGCAGGGGGAGACGGCGCGGGAGGCTTTCAACGCCTGGGTGCGCAGTTCGGGCAACGGCTGCGACGGGGTGATCGACCAGGACGCCGCGACGCACGACCCGGCGAACCCGAGCACCTACCTCCCGGCGTACGACAGCGGCGACCACCTGCACCCGAACGAGGCCGGGCTGCAGGCGATCGCGAACGCGGTGAACCTGGCGCTGTTCGGTGCTCCGGCGGCGACTCCGGTCGTCAGCTTCCGGGCGCATGCCAACGGCATGATCGTGACGGCGGACAACGCGGGCGCCGCGCCGCTGATCGCCAACCGGACGGCGGTGGGGCCGTGGGAGTCGTTCGACCTGATCAGCAATCCGGACGGCAGCGTGAGCCTGCGGGCGCATGCGAACGGCGACATCGTGACGGCCGACAACGCCGGCGCCGCGCCGTTGATCGCCAACCGGACGGCGATCGGGCCGTGGGAGTCGTTCGACCTGATCGACAACGTCGGCGGGACGGTCAGCCTGCGGGCCCATGCCGACGGGGACATCGTCACCGCGGAGAACGCCGGCGCCTCGGCGCTGATCGCGAACCGGACGGCGATCGGGGGGTGGGAGACGTTCGACCTGATCCAGGACTGAGGCGGGCGGGCTGGGCTATTGTCGGTCCCAACCGAACCCTACTGAGCAGTAGCTCAGCTCGCACACTCAGGAGCGCCGATGCACCCGTTCCGCGCAGCGGTGGAGGCCCGCGACACGGCCGCGATCGAGGCGATGCTCGCCGAGAACGTCGTGTTCACCAGCCCCGTCGCCTTCAAGCCGTACCCGGGCAAGGCCATCACCGCGGCGATCCTGCGCGGCGTGCTGCGGGTCTTCGAGGACTTCCAGTACGTGCGCGAGATCGCCGGCGCCGACGGCCGCGACCACGCCCTGGTGTTCACCGCGACCGTGAACGGCAAGCAGGTCAACGGCTGCGACTTCCTGCACTTCGACGAGGACGGCCGCATCGACGACTTCATGGTCATGGTCCGCCCCCTGTCCGGCGCCCAGGCCCTCGCCGAGGCGATGGGCGCCCAGTTCGAGCAGATCAGCGCGGAGGCGATGGGCGGCTGAGGTCGGCTTTCAGGTTTCAGGGTTTTGCGGCTATCAGCCTCCCGGCGGCTTCGGCTGCCGGGAGGCGTTATCGATCCGTGATCCGAGCCCTGACAACGGGGGTCGATCATGCGCGTCTTTCCGAGTGAGAGTGCGGAACGGCACTAACCAACGGGAAGGCATTGATATGCGTACGGGACACATCATTTCGGCCACCACCGCGACCGTGGCGCTCGTCGCCGGTCTGGCGGGCTGTTCCAGCAGCGGGTCGAAGGCGACGGCGCAGGCGGGTGCGCCGACTGCCACCGCGACGAGTGCGCAGGCTGCCAACCCGACGACGATTGCCGCGACGACTGCCGCGACGAGCGCCGCCGGTGCGGCGACGACCACGAGCACGACCGGCGCGACGGGCGCCGGCGGCGGCCAGACGATCGCAGCGGTGCTGGCGGCGTTCGGCCCCGGCTCGATCACCGGCGCGCACCAACCAACGGCCGACGCGGCGTGGGTGGCGCGGGTCCAGAAGAACAAGACCTCGGCTTCACAGGCGAGCGACCCGAAGATGCTGAACCTCATGGCCCTGGTCGACGAGGCCGCCCGAGAGAAGGACGCGAACTCGCTCGCCCGGCTGTGCTCAGACGCCTGCGACCCGAAGGTTCAGGCCCCGTTGTGGCAGAAGCCCGGTGTCCTGGACGTGCTGACGCTGCTGATCGAGCAGGGTCCGCTGTGGGGCGAGGGGGCGGCGATCCCCGACTTCGTGGTGGCCGGCAATTCCGCCACGTCGTTCGCCAACGCCCCGGACTCCGCGTTCGGTAAGGCGGCGGGCGTCGATTCACCGGTCGCGTACTTCAAGAAGTACCCCTACTGGACCGCGTTCCAGAACGGCAGCGGCGGTTCGAACCTGCAGACGGAGTGGGCTGGGATCAGCGTGGTGGCGGCGAGGTAGCGACACGGAAGCTTCGGCGTCCGCCGAAACGATCGGCTCCTAGCCTGGGTGCCATGGAACAGAGCCAGGCGGTGTGCCGCACGGTACGAGGCGACGTCGACCCCGGCGCGCTCGGCCGCGTCCTCGCCCACGAGCACCTTCTCGCGCTGCTCGTGGGACCGGGGACGTTTGGCCGGGACGTGGGCGCCGCCGGGTTCGACGACGCGTTTGAAGACGCCCAGGTCGAAGCCGCGGCCAAAGCCCTGAGCGGCCTGCGCGAGCTGGGCTTCGGCACGGTCGTCGACCTGAGCCCCTACGGCGACGCGGGCCGCGATGCATATGGCGCCAACGCCGCGCTTCTGCCGCGCATCGCCGAGGCCACCGGGCTGAACATCGTCTCGGGCACGGCCACCTACCGCGAGGAGTTCAGCCCCGACTGGGTCAAGCAGGCCGGCATCGACGATCTCGTTCGCCGCTTCGTCGCCGACGCCACGACCGGGATCGGCACCGACATCGGCACCGGGACCAGCACCGGCACCAGCACCGACATCGACAGCGGCGCCAGTGCCGGCACCGGCGTGCGCGCCGGCATCCTCGGCGAGCAGCCGACCAGCGAGGGCCGCATCACCGAACACGAGGAACGCGGCCTGCGCGCGGCGGCCCGTGCGCACCACCTGACCGGCCTGGCGATCAGCACGCATACCACCCACGGCACCATGGCCCTGGAGCAGATCGACCTGCTGGAGGAGGAAGAGGTCCCCCTGGACCGCGTGGTCATCGGCCACATGGACAACCACCCCGACCTGGACTATGTCCGCCGCGTCCTGGACCGCGGCGTCACCATCGGCTTCGACTCCATCGGCAAGCAGTACTGGGACGTCCGGCGCCCGCCGCTGCCCGACCAACAGCCCGACCAGCAGCCCGACGGTCCCTTCTCCAAGACCGCGATCAAGCAGTCCGACTCCACCCGGGCCCACCGTCTGGCCATGCTCGTCGCCGAGGGGTACGCCGACCAGATCGTGCTGTCCATGGACCTGACCGGCGGCCAGATGTGGCTCAATCCCGCGACCCACGGCCGGTACGGCTACGGCTACCTCGGACGCGTGTTCCTCCAGCAGCTCCACAAGGCCGGAGTCAGCACCGAGGCCGTCGACAAGATGCTGATCGCCAATCCCGCGCGGCTGCTGTCCGTGCCCGCGCGGTGAGGAAAGCCCCCCACACAGACCTACGAAACGCTCCCTCCGCCGAGTCCTCGGCGGGTGACGAGGATCCCGCGCTCCAGACGTGGCCGCCCGGCGCATCGCCGATGCCCGCGCCGCAGCCTGGGTGCCACCTCCCGTGGCGCGGCGTCGTGCCCGGCTTCCTCTCGCGTCCCGTAGGCACTTCCCATCCTTCGCCGTGCCGGGCGTTCCGGCAATTTCTCCGGTCTTGCCGTGATGATCGGGCTCGGATCGGGCTCGGATCGGACTCATAGTCGTCGATCAACGGGGTATGGCGGTGCGGACCCGAGGTAGGGAGGCGCAAGCCATGGAATCCGGCGTCGTCGTCGGCTACGACCAGAGTTCGCCGGGTGAGCGGGTGCTCGAGGAGGCGGCCGCCGAGGCTGCTCGGCGCGAGGTCCCGCTCACCGTCGTCCACGCGCGGAACACCGCGCACCACGTCGCCGAGGAAGGCGCCGGCCGGGTCAGCCGCCGCCACCCCGGTCTGCGAGTGCGGGCCCGCAGCATCGCCGGTCCCGCCCCGGCCGCGCTGGTCGAGGAGGCGTCCGGGGCGGATCTGCTGGTCCTGGGCCAACGCGGCCTCGGCGGGCTCGGCAGGTTCGGCGGGTTCCGTGGGCCCGCCGGGTTCGGCGGCGGCCTGCGCCCCGGCTCCGCCGCGCTGCGCACGGTCGCCCGCGCCGCGTGCCCGGCCATGGTCGTGCGCGGCCCGGAGCATCGGACCCGGGGGACGGTGCTGGCGGCGGTGACCGTCGGGGCCGACGCCGAGGAACTGCTCGACGTCGCCTTCGCCGAGGCCGCGGCCCGCGGTGCACGGCTCAAGGCGGTCAGCGCGATGGAGAACCACTGGTCGCGGATGTTCGCCCGCGACGCCGGCCAGGCGGGCCGTGCGGAGCAGGCGCTGGAGCAGCTGCTGGCGCCCTGGCCGGACCGGTATCCCGGCGTCGTGGCGGACCACGAGCTCGTCGAGGGCTCGCCGGCGACGTTCCTCACCGCCGCGACGACCTACGCCGACCTCATCGTGGTCGGAGTCCGGCGGCGCGCGGGCGGCCGGCGCGGGACGCGGGTCGGCCCGATCGCCGAGACGCTGCTGATGCACGCCGATTGCCCGGTCGTAGTCGTCCCTCACAACTGAGGTGCGCGTAATCTTCTCTTGATCCGTCCGCAGCACTCAGGGATGTCGTCCATTGAACTTCTGGTCCATCTACCAGCACGGGTTCGCGCGCGTCGCCGCCTGCACGGGCCACACGGTCATCGCCGACCCGCGGGCCAACGCCCAGGCGGTCCTGCGTCTGGCGCGCCGATGCTCCGAGGACGGGGTCGCCGTCGCGGTCTTCCCGGAGCTGTGCCTGACCGGCTATTCGATCGAGGACCTGCTGTTGCAGGACCCGGTGCTCGACGAGGTCGAGCAGGCGGTGGCCGAGATCGCGGCCGCCTCGGCCGAGCTGCTGCCGGTGCTGGTGTTCGGCGCGCCGCTGCGCTACCGGCACCGGATCTACAACTGCGCGGTGGTCGTGCACCGCGGCCGGATCCTCGGCGTCGTGCCCAAGTCCTACCCGCCGAACTACCGCGAGTTCTACGAGCGGCGGCAGATCGCCTCCGGCGAGGACGAGCGCGGCGGGAGCATCCGGGTGGCCGGCCAGGCCGTGCCGTTCGGCGTGGACCTGCTCTTCGAGGCCGAGGACGTGCCGGGGCTGGTGCTGCACGCCGAGATCTGCGAGGACATGTGGGTCCCGGTCCCGCCGAGCGCGCAGGCCGCGCTGGCCGGGGCGACGGTGCTGGTGAACCTTTCGGGCAGCCCGATCACCGTGGGCCGCGCCGAGGATCGCAAACTGCTGTGCCGCTCGGCCTCCGCGCGCTGCCTGGCCGCCTACGTCTACGCCGCGGCCGGGCTCGGCGAGTCGAGCACCGACCTGTCGTGGGACGGGCAGACCATGATCTACGAGAACGGCGCGCTGCTGGCCGAGACCGAGCGCTTCCCGCTCGGGGACTCCCTCGCCGTGGCCGACGTGGACCTGGACCTGCTGCGGCAGGAGCGGGCCCGGATGGGGACCTTCGACGACAACCGGCGCGCCAACGCCGGGACCACCGGGGACTTCCGCCGGGTCGACTTCCTGCTCGACCCGCCGGGCACCGACCTGGGGCTGCGCCGCAAGGTCGAGCGGTTCCCGTTCGTCCCCGCCGACGCCGACCGGCTCGCCCTGGACTGCTACGAGGCCTACAACATCCAGGTCACGGCCCTGCAGCAGCGCCTGGCCGCGATCGGCGGGCCGAAGGTGGTGATCGGCGTCTCCGGCGGGCTGGACTCCACGCACGCGCTGATCGTCGCCGCCCGCGCCATGGACCGCGCCGGCCGCCCGCGCACCGACATCCTGGCGTACACGATGCCCGGCTTCGCCACCGGCGAGCACACCAAGGGCAACGCCCACAAACTGATGGCATCGCTGGGCGTCACCGCCGCCGAGCTGGACATCACCTCGACCGCGCGGCTGATGCTGCAGGAGATGGGGCATCCGTTCGGCGACGGCGAGCCGGTGTACGACGTCACCTTCGAGAACGTCCAGGCGGGCCTGCGCACCGACTACCTGTTCCGGCTGGCCAACCAGCGCGGCGGCATCGTGCTGGGCACCGGCGACCTGTCGGAGCTGGCGCTGGGCTGGTGCACGTACGGCGTCGGGGACCAGATGAGCCACTACAACGTGAACTCCGGCGTCCCCAAGACCCTGATCCAGCACCTGATCCGCTGGGTGGTCGGCAGCGGCCAGTTCGACGAGCAGACCGACGAGACGTTGCTGGCGATCCTGGACACCGAGATCAGCCCGGAGCTGGTCCCCGGCGAGGAGCTCCAGTCCACCGAGGACAAGATCGGCCCCTACGCGCTGCACGACTTCACGCTCTTCCACATCCTGCGCCACGGCTTCCGCCCCTCCAAGATCGCCTTCCTGGCCTGGCACGCCTGGCGCGACGCCGAAGCCGGCGTGTGGCCCCCGAACTTCCCGCCGGCCAAGCGCGTGGCCTACGACCTGGACCAGATCCGCCACTGGCTGGAGTACTTCCTGCGCCGCTACTTCGCCTTCGCGCAGTTCAAGCGCTCGGCCATGCCGAACGGCCCGAAGGTGCTGGCCGGCGGCTCGCTGTCGCCGCGCGGCGACTGGCGCGCGCCGTCGGACGGCACGGCCCAGGCGTGGCTGCGGGATCTGGCGCGGATCG belongs to Catenulispora sp. MAP5-51 and includes:
- a CDS encoding nuclear transport factor 2 family protein; translated protein: MHPFRAAVEARDTAAIEAMLAENVVFTSPVAFKPYPGKAITAAILRGVLRVFEDFQYVREIAGADGRDHALVFTATVNGKQVNGCDFLHFDEDGRIDDFMVMVRPLSGAQALAEAMGAQFEQISAEAMGG
- a CDS encoding phosphotriesterase, with protein sequence MEQSQAVCRTVRGDVDPGALGRVLAHEHLLALLVGPGTFGRDVGAAGFDDAFEDAQVEAAAKALSGLRELGFGTVVDLSPYGDAGRDAYGANAALLPRIAEATGLNIVSGTATYREEFSPDWVKQAGIDDLVRRFVADATTGIGTDIGTGTSTGTSTDIDSGASAGTGVRAGILGEQPTSEGRITEHEERGLRAAARAHHLTGLAISTHTTHGTMALEQIDLLEEEEVPLDRVVIGHMDNHPDLDYVRRVLDRGVTIGFDSIGKQYWDVRRPPLPDQQPDQQPDGPFSKTAIKQSDSTRAHRLAMLVAEGYADQIVLSMDLTGGQMWLNPATHGRYGYGYLGRVFLQQLHKAGVSTEAVDKMLIANPARLLSVPAR
- a CDS encoding NAD(+) synthase, encoding MNFWSIYQHGFARVAACTGHTVIADPRANAQAVLRLARRCSEDGVAVAVFPELCLTGYSIEDLLLQDPVLDEVEQAVAEIAAASAELLPVLVFGAPLRYRHRIYNCAVVVHRGRILGVVPKSYPPNYREFYERRQIASGEDERGGSIRVAGQAVPFGVDLLFEAEDVPGLVLHAEICEDMWVPVPPSAQAALAGATVLVNLSGSPITVGRAEDRKLLCRSASARCLAAYVYAAAGLGESSTDLSWDGQTMIYENGALLAETERFPLGDSLAVADVDLDLLRQERARMGTFDDNRRANAGTTGDFRRVDFLLDPPGTDLGLRRKVERFPFVPADADRLALDCYEAYNIQVTALQQRLAAIGGPKVVIGVSGGLDSTHALIVAARAMDRAGRPRTDILAYTMPGFATGEHTKGNAHKLMASLGVTAAELDITSTARLMLQEMGHPFGDGEPVYDVTFENVQAGLRTDYLFRLANQRGGIVLGTGDLSELALGWCTYGVGDQMSHYNVNSGVPKTLIQHLIRWVVGSGQFDEQTDETLLAILDTEISPELVPGEELQSTEDKIGPYALHDFTLFHILRHGFRPSKIAFLAWHAWRDAEAGVWPPNFPPAKRVAYDLDQIRHWLEYFLRRYFAFAQFKRSAMPNGPKVLAGGSLSPRGDWRAPSDGTAQAWLRDLARIGEPGEPG
- a CDS encoding universal stress protein, whose protein sequence is MESGVVVGYDQSSPGERVLEEAAAEAARREVPLTVVHARNTAHHVAEEGAGRVSRRHPGLRVRARSIAGPAPAALVEEASGADLLVLGQRGLGGLGRFGGFRGPAGFGGGLRPGSAALRTVARAACPAMVVRGPEHRTRGTVLAAVTVGADAEELLDVAFAEAAARGARLKAVSAMENHWSRMFARDAGQAGRAEQALEQLLAPWPDRYPGVVADHELVEGSPATFLTAATTYADLIVVGVRRRAGGRRGTRVGPIAETLLMHADCPVVVVPHN
- a CDS encoding GDSL-type esterase/lipase family protein, translated to MRTRVASAVVALLTALVTSLMPAASASPAPVLTGSWTGTWAVSPQSGGASFNQQTLRQIVHTSIGGTSARLQISNVFGGQALAIADVHIAVRSSGSSIVAGTDRVVTFGGQASMSVPAGAVAISDPIAFSVSALSDVAVSIYLPAGTGPSTYHQQGTATTYVAAGDVSGSGGLASPQTTGSYYFLTNLDVQNPASQGAVVTLGASITDGVASSADSNRRWPNDLAVRLAQTGHQIGVLNQGISGNRLLVDGAGQSALNRFARDVLAQPGVQWVIFSDDPINDLGSTSPPPTSGQLIAGAQQLASLAHQHGVKFLCSTLTPYQGASYWTQQGETAREAFNAWVRSSGNGCDGVIDQDAATHDPANPSTYLPAYDSGDHLHPNEAGLQAIANAVNLALFGAPAATPVVSFRAHANGMIVTADNAGAAPLIANRTAVGPWESFDLISNPDGSVSLRAHANGDIVTADNAGAAPLIANRTAIGPWESFDLIDNVGGTVSLRAHADGDIVTAENAGASALIANRTAIGGWETFDLIQD